One genomic region from Salvia hispanica cultivar TCC Black 2014 chromosome 2, UniMelb_Shisp_WGS_1.0, whole genome shotgun sequence encodes:
- the LOC125208206 gene encoding dnaJ homolog subfamily B member 1 — protein MGDSSKSQTSNWYNILGIPKSASLSEICKAYKSLVKKWHPDRNPSNKIEAEAKFRSINEAYRALSLKKREEDILKNRGGEGNAYGERKPKHKKKKSHDCDKANGLQISNPTLLSRTTSRTSPLTSPTLSSRRNNIPPAPPFGLHPLSVGDTPTTPSTPEDLVPLSKVASRRCSTPIFFSQSAARIKPPPVQKKIACTLEELCLGCVKNIKITRDAIYSGLIVEEEEILTIHVQPGWKKGTKITFEGKGDEKPGTLPADIVFSVVEKKHSLFRRDGDDLELVLEVPLVQALTGCTTPIPLLGGGQMTVSIDDIIYPGYEKKVPGQGMPISKKGNRGNLRLKFLVEFPAELSNDQRVQIVNILEGCSSSFD, from the exons ATGGGAGATTCTTCAAAGTCACAAACATCAAACTGGTATAACATTCTCGGAATCCCGAAATCGGCATCCCTCTCAGAGATTTGTAAAGCATACAAATCTCTGGTGAAGAAATGGCATCCTGACAGAAATCCCTCCAACAAGATAGAAGCTGAAGCCAAATTTCGTTCCATCAATGAAGCCTACAGG GCCCTTAGCCTCAAGAAAAGAGAGGAAGACATCCTCAAGAATAGAGGAGGAGAAGGCAATGCATATGGCGAACGTAAGCCCAAacacaagaagaaaaagtcACACGATTGTGACAAAGCCAACGGACTCCAAATTTCCAATCCAACCCTTCTTTCACGTACAACAAGCCGCACAAGCCCTCTAACCAGCCCCACATTATCCAGCAGGAGAAATAATATACCTCCTGCTCCTCCCTTTGGATTACATCCTTTGTCCGTAGGAGACACGCCCACGACACCCTCCACGCCCGAAGACCTTGTCCCTTTATCTAAAGTAGCTAGCCGGAGATGCAGCACTCCCATATTCTTTTCACAATCTGCAGCTCGTATAAAACCTCCTCCTGTTCAGAAAAAGATCGCATGCACCCTTGAGGAACTGTGCCTTGGATGTgtcaaaaatatcaagatcACAAGAGATGCCATATATTCAGG GTTGATAGTTGAAGAGGAAGAGATACTTACAATCCACGTGCAGCCGGGATGGAAGAAGGGCACGAAGATCACGTTTGAAGGGAAGGGTGATGAAAAGCCAGGGACTCTCCCTGCTGACATAGTATTCTCCGTTGTTGAGAAAAAGCATTCGTTATTCAGACGAGATGGTGATGATTTGGAGCTTGTGTTGGAGGTCCCTCTTGTTCAAGCTCTAACGGGATGCACCACTCCAATCCCTCTGCTTGGAGGAGGCCAGATGACGGTGTCCATAGATGATATCATATATCCAGGATATGAGAAGAAAGTACCTGGACAAGGCATGCCTATTTCAAAAAAAGGTAATAGAGGAAACCTCAGACTCAAGTTCCTGGTTGAGTTTCCAGCTGAACTCAGCAACGATCAACGGGTGCAGATAGTTAACATTTTAGAAGGATGTTCTTCATCATTCGACTAA
- the LOC125208205 gene encoding putative transferase At1g60990, chloroplastic: MLSHPTSISCFFSARRSFHGALPSHKLQAHAFCCRQKKTKTGPLLSPAALPFDLSPPPIDLDPLETAAFPEEDGTTDAYASADEALDAFANGAVVVDLSDYGRIRVSGEDRIQFLHNQTTANFECLGEGQGCDTVFVTPTARTIDISHAWVMNNAVILVVSPMTCGSITEMLKKYIFFSDKVEIQDITEKTSMCALLGPKSSKIMDELNLGNLTGKAYGSHEHYSVDGMPVTVAVGSTVSVEGFTFMMSPAAAGSIRKALIGHGAVPMSPDAWETLRILQGRPAPGKELTDEFNVLEAGLWRAVSFNKGCYKGQETISRLVTYDGIKQRFWGIRLSSQVAPGSIITVDGKKVGKLTSYTDGTKASGPFGLGYIKRRAASEGDSVTVGDTVVGTLVEVPFLKDQPPPSKD; this comes from the exons ATGCTATCCCATCCCACCTCAATTTCATGCTTCTTCTCGGCACGCCGTTCCTTCCACGGCGCGCTGCCGTCTCACAAGCTCCAAGCCCACGCGTTTTGCTGTCGTCAGAAGAAGACCAAGACGGGGCCCTTGCTGTCACCGGCGGCGCTTCCTTTCGACCTCTCCCCTCCTCCCATCGACCTCGACCCGCTG GAGACAGCGGCTTTTCCTGAAGAAGATGGAACCACGGATGCATACGCCAGTGCAGATGAGGCATTGGATGCATTTGCTAATGGTGCAGTG GTTGTGGATCTTTCCGACTATGGCCGAATAAGAG TCAGTGGGGAAGATCGTATTCAGTTTCTTCACAATCAAACCACTGCAAACTTTGAATGTCTTGGTGAAGGCCAG GGATGTGACACCGTGTTTGTGACACCAACAGCTCGGACTATTGATATTTCACATGCATGGGTCATG AACAATGCAGTTATTCTGGTTGTCTCTCCAATGACTTGTGGAAGCATAACTGAAATGCTGAAGAA GTACATATTTTTCTCTGACAAGGTGGAAATTCAAGATATTACTGAAAAGACCAGCATGTGTGCATTATTGGGACCTAAAAGCAGCAAA ATAATGGACGAATTGAATCTAGGAAATCTAACTGGAAAAGCATATGGCTCTCATGAGCATTACAGT GTTGATGGGATGCCGGTTACTGTGGCAGTAGGTAGTACTGTTTCAGTGGAAGGCTTCACATTTATGATGTCTCCTGCTGCTGCAGGATCCATCCGGAAAGCTCTTATAGGCCATGGGGCAGTTCCTATGAGTCCTGATGCTTGGGAGACATTGAGGATTCTTCAAG GAAGACCAGCTCCTGGGAAAGAACTCACTGACGAATTTAATGTTTTAGAGGCTGGTCTTTGGAGGGCTGTTTCTTTCAACAAAG GATGTTATAAAGGACAAGAAACCATCTCAAGACTTGTTACTTATGATGGAATCAAACAGAGATTTTGGGGAATTCGTTTATCATCTCAAGTGGCACCAGGCAGCATCATTACTGTAGACGGGAAGAAG GTGGGAAAACTGACAAGCTATACGGATGGTACGAAAGCGTCTGGGCCTTTTGGACTTGGATATATTAAGAGGAGGGCAGCTTCAGAGGGGGACTCTGTAACAGTTGGAGACACTGTTGTTGGGACTCTAGTTGAGGTTCCCTTCCTAAAGGATCAACCTCCACCATCCAAAGACTAA
- the LOC125203225 gene encoding probable cation transporter HKT6, whose protein sequence is MDHFSYYTKKIKTLCISSWKVTKLLLFRAYHILVMKSNPFFMSLFYLLFISLFGFVMLKAWKPRLPSPTPRNIDLLFTSVSAATVSSMMTVEMEVFSGQHLIVMTVLMFLGGEIFTSLLRLHFTPKPFFEGRVESVESPPIALTADHDHSFLKFDSIKFLAVLVLGYVVVVQMIGVASVLMYLSLVSGAESVLKSKGIKTSVFSVFTVVSTFANCGFIPTNENMIVFSKNTGLLLILLPQILLGNTLFPLALRAMIWLLGKRLKRNEAEYLLKNTREVGFPHLLPQLESMLLLTTVLGFLLIASILFSSMEWYNVGLDGMNSYRRVVGIFFQCANVRHSGENIVDLSTIAPAILVFFMLMMYLPPYTSFVPIKSDEQGQPMLEGKEEKRKNIIAKNFTFSQISYLAIFIVMICITERKSLKDDPINFSVLNIAFEVISAYGNVGLTTGFSCDRQVRRDPKCIGKWYGLAGKWSDEGKLILIVVMLFGRLKKFNIKGGQAWKLL, encoded by the exons ATGGATCACTTTTCTTACTacacaaagaaaataaaaacccTTTGCATTAGTTCATGGAAAGTAACCAAGCTTCTCCTCTTTCGCGCCTACCACATTCTTGTCATGAAATCCAACCCCTTTTTCATGTCTCTCTTCTACTTGCTCTTCATTTCCCTATTCGGGTTCGTCATGCTCAAGGCATGGAAGCCTCGGCTCCCTTCGCCCACGCCTAGGAACATCGACTTGCTCTTCACATCCGTGTCGGCAGCCACCGTCTCCAGCATGATGACGGTGGAAATGGAGGTTTTCTCCGGCCAACACCTGATAGTGATGACCGTGTTGATGTTCCTAGGCGGCGAGATCTTCACCTCACTCCTCCGTCTCCACTTCACTCCCAAACCCTTTTTCGAGGGAAGGGTTGAGTCTGTGGAATCCCCACCTATTGCGTTGACAGCTGATCATGATCATTCATTTCTCAAATTCGATTCGATAAAATTCTTGGCAGTTTTAGTGTTGGGGTATGTTGTGGTTGTGCAAATGATCGGCGTTGCATCTGTGTTAATGTATTTGTCTCTTGTTTCGGGTGCGGAGAGTGTGTTAAAGAGCAAGGGGATTAAAActtcggttttttcggtttttacTGTGGTTTCGACCTTTGCTAACTGTGGCTTCATTCCTACAAATGAGAACATGATTGTTTTTAGTAAAAACACTGGTCTTCTTCTCATCCTTCTTCCTCAAATCCTTCTTGGAAACACATTGTTTCCGTTGGCTTTGAGGGCGATGATATGGTTGTTGGGGAAGAGGTTGAAAAGGAATGAGGCTGAGTATTTGCTCAAGAATACGAGGGAGGTCGGATTCCCACACTTGCTTCCTCAGCTAGAGTCGATGCTGCTTTTAACGACAGTGTTAGGGTTTCTTTTGATTGCTTCCATATTGTTTTCTTCTATGGAATGGTATAATGTGGGATTAGATGGCATGAATAGTTACCGGAGAGTTGTTGGAATCTTTTTCCAATGCGCCAACGTTAGGCATTCCGGTGAGAATATTGTTGACCTCTCAACCATCGCCCCGGCCATATTGGTGTTTTTCATGCTCATGAT GTATCTTCCTCCATATACATCATTTGTACCTATCAAAAGTGATGAACAAGGCCAACCAATGCTAGAaggaaaagaggaaaaaagaaaaaacataataGCAAAGAACTTCACCTTTTCACAAATTTCTTATCTTGCTATATTCATCGTTATGATTTGCATTACGGAGAGGAAGAGCCTAAAAGATGATCCTATCAACTTCAGCGTATTGAATATAGCATTTGAAGTGATAAG TGCTTATGGAAATGTGGGATTGACAACCGGTTTCAGCTGCGATCGGCAGGTAAGAAGGGATCCAAAATGTATCGGAAAATGGTATGGACTTGCCGGAAAATGGAGTGATGAAGGCAAATTAATACTCATAGTAGTCATGTTATTTGGTAGATTGAAAAAGTTCAACATCAAGGGCGGCCAAGCGTGGAAGCTCTTATAA